Proteins encoded together in one Flavobacteriales bacterium window:
- a CDS encoding histidine kinase encodes MRCTGWLLGLLLGSAGLLKAQQFGFIHYTTRDGLAQSQVRTIAQDGQGFLWIGTLGGVSRFDGSGFRNHALRQGLPDAQVNALLPRSDGSMWCGTGGGLVSFRNGMEVAPIPLPGLDRPRITALATDANGRVLIGVEDVGVLVHKDGLISVLEGFPTDTAGTVRSLLCLADGTVYIGLRNGLLRCADGRCSAVTLGSEDRSNVSSMAVGTDGTLWVATFGQGVFALRPNGTVEEIDETDGLLQNNVRSVTVDRQGRVWLASKFGVNIIDGGRIRALTVNQGMPNDNIWCVSVDDHGDLWLGTDGAGILRWTGDRFVTYTQRDGLCSDQVMCLVADSANDLWLGTYGNGICRMDGMALVSTLDGLPNNTVWTGLRRRDNSLWFGTSDGLCRLRNGVVVPLPDSLSLRDERVVALHEDADGTLWCGAREGLFSIREGRLQREPGPPGTQLRSIRDLHRDREGRLWAAHEVGVARWSTNGWTTWTAGQELPTGAVYSLAEDHSGRVWAGTADGLVCFTGSGPRVLRLAADFGSNYIDLVRVSADGRLWVGTNNGLFQVGPDSLLNNGSGVTHYTTSDGLLSLECNLNASHLDTKGRLLFGTSRGLVVHLPAVEHTPTAEVIPLHITGLRWFLRPSGWEGRSAGTDTLTGLPTGLLLPYERNHLTFDYAGISLSAPEQVVYRYRLLGHDNDWLPETDVRSASFSNLPHGHYVFQVMAKGRNGLWSAPKEYAFDVQPPFWARWWFFALTGAVVIGSVGGVARYRSLQRRRQERTRQLMLRSRMLQLEQQALNANMNRHFIFNALNSIQYHINKQDRATANRYLTSFAKLIRKNLDASQSDTTSLAEELERLELYLVLEHMRFKDRFRYVLTVEPGVDTLHVRLPAMMLQPYVENSIWHGILPTERQGQVTIRVSPGGPGRVRVTIADDGLGIEQSKARKQDGDHISRGIEITKGRADVLRNLQVTDIRITGPEQVQGPDGKVHGTQVTIDLPGNGPSPRPETDLRSGPGHPIFGT; translated from the coding sequence ATGCGGTGCACGGGCTGGCTGCTTGGCCTGCTGCTCGGGTCCGCGGGCCTGCTGAAGGCGCAGCAGTTCGGGTTCATCCATTACACCACGCGGGACGGCCTCGCCCAGAGCCAGGTGCGCACGATCGCACAGGACGGGCAGGGCTTCCTGTGGATCGGTACGCTGGGCGGGGTCAGCCGCTTCGATGGCAGCGGTTTCCGCAACCACGCGCTGCGTCAAGGGTTGCCGGACGCGCAGGTCAACGCCCTGTTGCCCCGTTCGGACGGTTCGATGTGGTGCGGCACCGGTGGAGGGCTCGTCAGCTTCCGGAACGGGATGGAGGTGGCCCCCATCCCGCTGCCCGGCCTGGATCGACCACGCATCACCGCCCTGGCCACTGACGCGAATGGGCGTGTGCTCATCGGCGTGGAGGATGTTGGGGTCCTGGTACACAAGGACGGACTGATCAGTGTGCTTGAGGGATTCCCCACCGACACCGCAGGCACGGTACGTTCACTCCTCTGCCTGGCGGACGGCACCGTATACATCGGCCTGCGCAACGGTCTCCTGCGCTGCGCCGATGGCCGGTGTTCGGCCGTGACCCTGGGAAGCGAGGACCGCTCCAACGTGAGCAGCATGGCCGTGGGCACCGATGGCACCTTGTGGGTGGCCACCTTCGGCCAGGGGGTCTTCGCACTGCGTCCGAACGGCACCGTGGAGGAGATCGATGAGACCGACGGCCTGTTGCAGAACAACGTGCGCAGCGTGACGGTCGATCGACAGGGCCGCGTGTGGCTGGCCAGCAAGTTCGGCGTCAACATCATCGACGGCGGACGCATCCGTGCGCTCACGGTGAACCAAGGGATGCCGAACGACAACATCTGGTGCGTATCGGTGGATGACCACGGCGACCTGTGGTTGGGGACGGACGGGGCGGGCATCCTGCGATGGACCGGCGACCGCTTTGTCACCTACACCCAACGCGATGGCCTGTGCAGCGATCAGGTGATGTGCCTGGTGGCCGATAGCGCGAACGACCTGTGGCTGGGCACCTACGGCAACGGCATCTGCCGGATGGACGGCATGGCGTTGGTGAGCACCCTGGACGGCCTGCCGAACAACACGGTCTGGACCGGACTGCGCCGCCGGGACAACAGCCTGTGGTTCGGCACCAGTGACGGATTGTGCAGGCTGCGCAATGGTGTGGTGGTGCCGTTGCCGGATAGCTTGTCGCTGCGTGATGAGCGTGTGGTGGCCCTGCACGAGGATGCAGATGGCACGCTGTGGTGCGGCGCACGCGAAGGGCTCTTCTCGATCCGCGAGGGCCGGCTGCAACGTGAACCCGGCCCGCCTGGCACACAGCTACGTTCGATCCGGGACCTGCATCGCGACCGCGAAGGACGGCTGTGGGCGGCCCATGAGGTCGGAGTGGCCCGTTGGAGCACGAACGGATGGACCACCTGGACCGCAGGCCAGGAGCTTCCCACAGGCGCGGTGTACAGCCTGGCGGAGGACCACAGCGGACGCGTCTGGGCCGGTACCGCCGACGGGCTGGTGTGCTTCACCGGATCGGGTCCCCGTGTGCTCCGGCTCGCCGCGGACTTCGGGTCCAACTACATCGACCTGGTGCGGGTCTCGGCCGACGGGCGGCTCTGGGTGGGCACCAACAATGGCCTTTTCCAGGTCGGACCGGACAGTCTGCTCAACAACGGGAGCGGGGTGACGCACTACACCACCAGTGATGGGCTCCTCAGCCTGGAGTGCAACCTGAACGCATCGCACCTCGACACCAAGGGGCGGTTGCTCTTCGGCACTTCACGCGGCCTGGTGGTGCACCTGCCGGCTGTCGAGCACACCCCGACGGCGGAGGTCATCCCGCTCCACATCACCGGGCTGCGCTGGTTCCTTCGCCCTTCCGGCTGGGAGGGCCGGTCCGCAGGGACCGACACGCTTACAGGACTTCCCACAGGACTCCTGCTCCCCTACGAACGCAACCACCTCACGTTCGATTATGCCGGCATCAGCCTGAGCGCGCCAGAGCAGGTGGTCTACCGCTATCGTCTACTGGGCCATGACAATGACTGGTTGCCGGAAACGGACGTGCGCTCTGCGAGCTTCAGCAATCTACCGCATGGGCACTACGTGTTCCAGGTGATGGCCAAGGGGCGCAATGGCCTGTGGAGCGCGCCGAAGGAATATGCCTTCGATGTACAACCCCCGTTCTGGGCCCGTTGGTGGTTCTTCGCGCTCACCGGGGCCGTGGTGATCGGTTCGGTGGGCGGTGTGGCCCGGTACCGGTCATTGCAGCGCCGTCGCCAGGAACGCACCCGCCAGTTGATGCTGCGCTCGCGGATGCTCCAACTTGAACAGCAGGCGCTGAACGCGAACATGAACCGGCACTTCATCTTCAACGCCCTCAACAGCATCCAGTATCACATCAACAAGCAGGACCGGGCCACGGCCAACCGCTACCTCACGAGCTTCGCCAAGCTCATCCGCAAGAACCTGGACGCCAGCCAGAGCGATACCACCAGTCTGGCCGAGGAGCTCGAACGGCTGGAGCTGTATCTCGTTCTGGAGCACATGCGCTTCAAGGACCGGTTCCGCTATGTGCTGACGGTGGAGCCCGGGGTGGACACGCTCCACGTTCGGCTGCCGGCCATGATGTTGCAGCCCTACGTGGAGAACAGCATCTGGCACGGCATCCTGCCCACCGAGCGCCAGGGCCAGGTCACCATCCGGGTTTCGCCGGGCGGGCCCGGCCGTGTACGGGTCACGATCGCGGACGACGGGCTGGGCATCGAGCAGAGCAAGGCCCGCAAACAGGACGGGGACCACATCTCCAGGGGGATCGAGATCACCAAGGGGCGGGCCGATGTGCTGCGGAACCTGCAGGTGACCGACATCCGGATCACGGGACCCGAGCAGGTGCAGGGGCCTGATGGTAAGGTCCACGGCACCCAGGTCACGATCGACCTGCCCGGCAACGGTCCATCACCCCGTCCCGAAACCGATTTGCGATCGGGTCCTGGGCACCCTATCTTTGGAACCTGA
- a CDS encoding T9SS type A sorting domain-containing protein: MRAPSILGLQAALLALSASAQQPDWLVSWPVNWNLNPSMPRHVLASSPGGQLMTARLDGAVQSFGMDVFGSVVVHGLDPGIGQPLWSCGLFPNATADRGAVDDGGNVYVAGRFMDDMALCDGSILGHTGTGLDVDLFLMKFDPSGMLIWKRNISVDQPDATMMAALAIDPNGDLWYATSDFILTRINRVDAAGNDAEQRLIDGGKTIGGMSFDPWGGLYVSGGTDNGGFAFGGLTPTLPINEPYLMFLCRFKPDGAGDWVQFAHDVTFQFPVVEADAFGHAYVAGSILDATVWGGLPVNGAEWVSAMFLAKADSTGQFLWTVESDTAGGPITGDVEAGVRGCLAVDGAGNPYLTGSVRGQVDWGNGVVSDAISLGLHAQTIVAFDANGLPQWVANSQSTGTLTTQTITGTTNGTLYFSDHTHDVFGFPPHQAGSSGAQSCILGRISNTSTGVPDLNGTREITAHPSPFTDAFALSPKPSGQSVVRVFDANGRLVHNGSYRTGLGQDWPAGLYAVEVRSGAGRSVVRVVKE, encoded by the coding sequence ATGAGAGCACCGTCCATCCTCGGCCTCCAGGCCGCACTCCTCGCCCTATCCGCATCGGCCCAACAGCCGGACTGGCTCGTGAGCTGGCCGGTGAACTGGAACCTGAACCCGAGCATGCCCCGGCACGTGCTCGCCTCCTCACCCGGCGGTCAACTGATGACCGCGCGCCTCGATGGAGCGGTGCAGAGCTTCGGCATGGACGTGTTCGGCAGTGTGGTGGTGCATGGGCTGGACCCCGGCATCGGGCAGCCGCTCTGGTCCTGTGGGCTGTTCCCCAACGCCACGGCTGACCGCGGCGCGGTCGATGACGGGGGCAACGTGTACGTGGCGGGGCGGTTCATGGATGATATGGCTTTGTGTGATGGGTCCATCCTCGGGCATACGGGAACCGGTCTTGATGTGGACCTCTTCCTGATGAAGTTCGACCCCTCCGGCATGCTGATCTGGAAGCGGAACATCTCGGTCGACCAGCCGGACGCCACCATGATGGCCGCCCTGGCGATCGACCCGAACGGCGACCTCTGGTACGCCACCAGCGATTTCATCCTGACCCGCATCAACCGGGTGGACGCTGCGGGCAACGATGCGGAGCAGCGCCTGATCGACGGGGGCAAGACCATCGGCGGCATGAGCTTCGACCCGTGGGGCGGCCTGTATGTGAGCGGGGGTACCGACAACGGCGGGTTCGCGTTCGGTGGCCTCACCCCGACATTGCCCATCAACGAGCCCTACCTCATGTTCCTGTGCCGCTTCAAGCCCGATGGCGCTGGTGACTGGGTGCAGTTCGCACACGATGTCACCTTCCAGTTCCCCGTGGTGGAGGCCGATGCCTTCGGGCACGCCTATGTCGCCGGCAGCATCCTGGACGCAACCGTTTGGGGCGGTCTTCCGGTGAACGGTGCCGAATGGGTCTCGGCGATGTTCCTGGCCAAAGCGGACAGTACCGGCCAGTTCCTCTGGACCGTGGAGAGCGATACGGCAGGCGGTCCCATCACCGGCGACGTGGAAGCCGGTGTGCGTGGCTGTCTGGCCGTGGACGGCGCTGGTAACCCATACCTCACAGGGTCCGTGCGCGGACAGGTGGACTGGGGCAATGGCGTGGTGAGCGATGCCATCAGCCTGGGCCTGCATGCACAGACCATCGTGGCCTTCGACGCCAACGGCCTTCCGCAATGGGTCGCCAACAGTCAGTCCACGGGAACACTGACCACGCAAACGATCACTGGCACCACGAACGGCACCCTCTACTTCAGCGACCATACGCACGATGTGTTCGGTTTTCCGCCCCACCAAGCGGGATCAAGTGGCGCACAGTCCTGCATCCTGGGCCGCATCAGCAACACATCCACCGGTGTACCGGATCTGAACGGGACCAGGGAGATCACCGCACACCCCTCGCCCTTCACCGACGCGTTCGCCCTTTCACCAAAGCCCAGCGGGCAAAGCGTGGTGCGTGTCTTCGATGCGAACGGCCGCCTGGTGCACAACGGATCCTACCGCACGGGCCTGGGGCAGGATTGGCCGGCAGGACTTTACGCCGTGGAGGTACGCAGCGGTGCAGGGCGCAGCGTGGTGCGCGTGGTGAAGGAGTGA
- the thiL gene encoding thiamine-phosphate kinase, whose amino-acid sequence MSDTTTRTELSALGEFGLIDRLASRVQLTQPSSVKGIGDDAAVIDPSGLHQVVTTDMLVEGVHFDLAYMPLKHLGYKAIVVNLSDVYAMNAEPRQVTVALALSNRFPVEAVDELYEGMLMACRQYGVDLVGGDTSSSRSGLVIAVTAIGAALPEELVYRSGAGEHDLLVVSGDLGGAYMGLQVLEREKAVFTETGAQPDLAGHDYILERQLKPEARKDIVALLKQLGVKPTAMIDISDGLASEALHIARSSGVGVRIYDEKLPIDPATYNTARDFNLDPTLCALSGGEDYELLFTIRQADFEAIKGNPNLTVVGHMTDATSGYRLVDKQGGEHELTAQGWDAFLKKD is encoded by the coding sequence ATGAGCGACACCACCACCCGCACCGAGCTCTCCGCCCTGGGCGAATTCGGCCTCATCGACCGCCTGGCCTCCCGGGTGCAGCTCACGCAGCCTTCGTCCGTGAAGGGTATCGGCGATGATGCTGCGGTGATCGACCCATCAGGGCTGCATCAAGTGGTGACCACCGACATGCTGGTGGAGGGGGTGCACTTCGATCTGGCCTACATGCCGCTGAAGCACTTAGGCTACAAGGCCATCGTGGTGAACCTGAGCGACGTGTATGCCATGAACGCGGAGCCGAGGCAGGTGACCGTGGCGCTGGCGCTTAGCAACCGCTTCCCGGTGGAGGCTGTTGATGAGCTGTATGAAGGCATGCTGATGGCTTGCCGGCAGTACGGCGTTGACCTGGTGGGCGGCGACACCTCCAGCAGCCGAAGCGGACTGGTGATCGCGGTGACGGCCATCGGCGCCGCACTTCCTGAAGAACTGGTGTACCGTAGCGGTGCCGGCGAGCACGACCTGCTGGTGGTGAGCGGCGATCTCGGCGGCGCCTACATGGGCTTGCAGGTGCTGGAGCGGGAGAAGGCGGTGTTCACGGAGACCGGTGCCCAACCCGATCTCGCCGGCCATGACTACATCCTGGAGCGCCAATTGAAGCCCGAGGCCCGCAAGGACATCGTCGCACTGCTCAAGCAGCTCGGCGTGAAACCCACGGCCATGATCGATATCAGCGACGGGCTGGCGAGCGAGGCCCTGCACATCGCCCGGAGCTCCGGGGTGGGCGTCCGCATCTACGATGAGAAGCTGCCGATCGACCCGGCGACCTACAACACGGCCCGCGACTTCAACCTCGATCCCACCTTGTGCGCGCTCAGCGGCGGCGAGGACTACGAGCTGCTCTTCACCATCCGCCAGGCCGACTTCGAGGCCATCAAGGGCAACCCGAACCTCACCGTGGTGGGACACATGACCGATGCCACCAGCGGCTATCGCCTGGTGGACAAGCAGGGTGGAGAGCACGAGCTCACGGCCCAGGGCTGGGATGCCTTTTTGAAGAAGGACTAG
- a CDS encoding iron-sulfur cluster assembly accessory protein, with product MIKVSEPAKAEVTKLLSMEGRGPNHFVRVGVKGGGCSGLMYDLIFDDQMKEGDKVFEDNGVKVVVDKKSLLYLLGTTLDFSGGLNGKGFQFVNPNASRTCGCGESFSI from the coding sequence ATGATCAAGGTCTCCGAACCCGCCAAGGCCGAAGTCACCAAGCTCCTCAGCATGGAAGGCCGCGGCCCCAACCACTTCGTGCGCGTGGGCGTGAAGGGCGGTGGCTGCAGCGGCCTGATGTACGATCTGATCTTCGATGACCAGATGAAGGAGGGCGACAAGGTCTTCGAGGACAACGGCGTGAAGGTGGTGGTGGATAAGAAGAGCCTCCTCTACCTGTTGGGCACCACCCTCGATTTCAGCGGTGGCCTCAACGGCAAGGGCTTCCAATTCGTGAACCCCAACGCCAGCCGGACCTGTGGGTGCGGGGAGAGTTTCTCGATCTGA
- the sufB gene encoding Fe-S cluster assembly protein SufB, which produces MAQDTDDILREVTEKEYAYGFVTDIESEKAPKGLNEDIVRFISAKKNEPEWMLEWRLEAYRLWLKMEEPEWAHVHYPKIDYQNAYYYSAPKKKPQLNSLDEADPELVKTFEKLGISLEEQKRLVGVAVDVVFDSVSVKTTFRETLKEKGIIFCSFSDAVQEHPDLIKKYLGSVVPRTDNYFAALNSAVFSDGSFCYIPPGVRCPMELSTYFRINEAMTGQFERTLLIADEGAYVSYLEGCTAPIRDEHQLHAAVVELVALKDAEIKYSTVQNWYPGDKEGKGGIYNFVTKRGLCLGERSKISWTQVETGSAITWKYPSCVLKGDNSIGEFYSVAVTNNRQQADTGTKMVHIGKGTKSTIISKGISAGLSNNSYRGLVKIGRGAKGARNFSQCDSLLLGDRCGAHTFPYIESENQSAMVEHEATTSKIGEDQIFYLNQRGIETEKAVSLIVNGYCKEVLNQLPMEFAVEAQKLLAVSLEGSVG; this is translated from the coding sequence ATGGCACAGGACACCGACGATATCCTCCGCGAGGTCACCGAAAAGGAATACGCCTACGGTTTCGTCACGGACATCGAGAGCGAGAAGGCGCCCAAGGGCCTGAACGAGGACATCGTGCGCTTCATCAGCGCGAAGAAGAACGAGCCGGAGTGGATGCTGGAGTGGAGGCTCGAAGCCTACCGCCTGTGGCTGAAGATGGAGGAACCCGAATGGGCGCATGTGCACTACCCCAAGATCGACTACCAGAACGCTTACTACTACAGCGCGCCGAAGAAGAAGCCGCAGCTCAACAGCCTCGACGAGGCCGACCCCGAGCTGGTGAAGACCTTCGAGAAGCTGGGCATTTCGCTCGAAGAGCAGAAGCGGTTGGTGGGCGTGGCGGTGGATGTGGTGTTCGATAGCGTGAGCGTGAAGACCACCTTCCGCGAAACACTGAAGGAGAAGGGCATCATCTTCTGCAGCTTCAGCGATGCTGTGCAGGAGCACCCCGACCTGATCAAGAAGTACCTCGGCAGTGTGGTGCCGCGTACAGACAACTACTTCGCTGCGCTCAACAGCGCGGTCTTCAGCGACGGCAGCTTTTGCTACATCCCGCCGGGCGTGCGCTGTCCCATGGAGCTCAGCACCTACTTCCGCATCAACGAGGCCATGACCGGCCAGTTCGAGCGCACCTTGCTGATCGCCGATGAGGGCGCGTACGTGAGCTACCTCGAAGGCTGCACCGCACCGATCCGCGACGAGCACCAACTGCACGCCGCCGTGGTGGAACTGGTGGCCTTGAAGGACGCGGAGATCAAGTACAGCACCGTCCAGAACTGGTACCCCGGCGACAAGGAGGGCAAGGGCGGCATCTACAACTTCGTCACCAAGCGCGGCCTCTGCCTGGGCGAGCGCAGCAAGATCAGCTGGACGCAGGTGGAGACCGGCAGCGCCATCACCTGGAAGTATCCCAGCTGCGTGCTGAAGGGCGACAATAGCATCGGCGAGTTCTACAGCGTGGCAGTGACCAACAACCGCCAGCAGGCCGACACCGGCACCAAGATGGTCCACATCGGCAAGGGCACGAAAAGCACGATCATCAGCAAGGGCATCAGCGCCGGCCTCAGCAACAACAGCTACAGGGGCCTGGTGAAGATCGGCCGGGGCGCGAAGGGCGCGCGCAACTTCAGCCAGTGCGATTCACTGCTGCTCGGCGACCGCTGTGGTGCGCACACCTTCCCTTACATCGAAAGCGAGAACCAGAGCGCGATGGTGGAGCACGAGGCCACCACGAGCAAGATCGGCGAGGACCAGATCTTCTACCTCAACCAGCGGGGCATCGAGACGGAGAAGGCGGTCTCGCTGATAGTAAACGGCTATTGCAAGGAAGTCCTGAATCAGCTTCCCATGGAGTTCGCGGTCGAAGCGCAGAAGCTCTTGGCGGTAAGCCTTGAAGGATCTGTAGGATAG
- a CDS encoding T9SS type A sorting domain-containing protein, which yields MKRRVNTRKAVHAALSFSVLFDPATSAGQGLTNLWNGGYASWAPPPSGGVDLNFQSGSLLITTVSRDADFQRTSSNMSGPDGTLLFSTNGRMVANSLGAVVLNGDGLNPGNYADNSPYGLLISQGVLLLPRPDHPDIYYLLHMTIDNSVDINAEHLLLTTVDMSLDGGLGAVVSKNVSILDDEISLGHLTAVRHANGRDWWAFCRKLNTNTFYRYLITPAGINLDGTQSIGDLSIWATGQVCFSPDGSKFAYYWRDIGLELFEFDRCTGLFSAPSSVTYTDGELGVGAAFSPNGRFLYITDVFNVYQYDTEAPDLAASELQIAEWDSTYSPMPPFATLFDIAQLAPDGKIYIGTGNSTDKLHVIHSPDSAGLACNIEQHGIALPRYFSNSLPNHPNYHLGPVDGSVCDSLGINNGMAEAALQESLRAFPNPSAGAFTLNYPSIGQVGLLEVHDLSGRMILQERIAPWSQMHAIELGHGSEGLYNCRISWGVRSASTRIMIVEP from the coding sequence TTGAAGCGCCGCGTGAATACCAGGAAGGCCGTTCATGCGGCGCTTTCGTTTTCAGTTCTTTTCGACCCGGCCACCAGCGCGGGACAAGGCTTAACGAACTTGTGGAACGGTGGATACGCCAGCTGGGCGCCCCCACCTTCAGGTGGCGTGGACCTCAATTTCCAAAGTGGAAGTTTGTTGATCACGACTGTGTCACGGGATGCCGATTTTCAACGCACTTCAAGCAATATGTCTGGCCCCGATGGCACCTTGCTCTTTAGCACAAATGGGCGGATGGTTGCTAATTCTCTGGGCGCCGTTGTGCTGAACGGCGATGGACTGAATCCTGGCAACTACGCTGACAACAGCCCATACGGTCTGCTGATCTCCCAAGGTGTACTCCTGCTGCCCAGACCAGACCATCCAGACATCTACTATCTGCTCCACATGACCATCGACAATAGCGTGGACATCAATGCGGAGCACCTGCTTCTCACGACCGTTGACATGAGTCTGGATGGGGGCTTGGGTGCTGTGGTGAGCAAGAACGTTTCGATCCTCGACGATGAGATCAGCCTGGGGCACTTGACAGCGGTACGGCATGCGAACGGCCGCGATTGGTGGGCCTTCTGCCGTAAGTTGAACACCAATACCTTCTATCGCTACTTGATCACCCCAGCAGGCATCAACTTGGACGGCACCCAGTCCATTGGCGATCTCAGTATCTGGGCTACTGGGCAAGTATGTTTCTCGCCCGATGGCAGCAAATTCGCCTATTACTGGCGGGATATTGGTCTGGAGTTGTTTGAGTTCGACCGATGCACGGGGTTGTTCTCAGCCCCGTCATCGGTCACCTACACAGATGGCGAATTAGGAGTAGGAGCCGCCTTTTCACCGAACGGTCGGTTCCTGTACATCACCGATGTGTTCAACGTGTACCAGTACGATACCGAGGCACCGGATCTGGCTGCGTCGGAATTACAAATTGCCGAATGGGACAGCACCTATTCCCCGATGCCGCCTTTCGCCACGTTGTTCGATATCGCCCAACTGGCGCCCGATGGCAAGATCTACATCGGCACGGGCAACAGCACGGACAAGCTGCATGTGATCCACTCGCCGGATTCAGCGGGGTTGGCCTGCAACATCGAACAGCATGGCATCGCCCTTCCGCGCTACTTCAGCAACTCGCTACCCAACCACCCCAACTACCACTTGGGGCCAGTGGATGGCAGCGTGTGCGATAGTTTGGGGATCAACAATGGTATGGCAGAGGCTGCTTTGCAGGAATCATTGCGGGCCTTTCCCAACCCAAGCGCTGGTGCGTTCACATTGAACTATCCATCCATTGGCCAGGTCGGGCTGTTGGAAGTACACGACCTATCAGGCCGCATGATACTCCAAGAGAGAATAGCACCCTGGAGCCAAATGCATGCGATCGAACTCGGTCACGGATCGGAAGGGTTGTACAATTGTCGAATAAGCTGGGGCGTGCGTTCGGCATCAACCCGCATTATGATCGTTGAGCCATGA
- the sufC gene encoding Fe-S cluster assembly ATPase SufC, whose translation MLKIINLHANIDGKEILKGLNLEVKAGEVHAIMGPNGSGKSTLANVLAGREEYEVTGGSVTYLGEDLQELAPEERAWKGIFLAFQYPVEIPGVSNMTFLRTALNETRKANGLEELGGKDFLALVRERAKFVEMDADLMNRNLNVGFSGGEKKRNEIFQMAMLEPKLGILDETDSGLDIDALRIVAGGVNKLRSKDNAFVVVTHYQRLLDYIVPDVVHVMADGRIIKSGPKELALELEEKGYDWVKEHA comes from the coding sequence ATGCTTAAGATAATCAACCTCCACGCCAACATCGACGGCAAGGAGATCCTCAAAGGCCTCAACCTGGAAGTGAAGGCCGGCGAAGTGCACGCCATCATGGGCCCCAACGGATCGGGCAAGAGCACCCTCGCGAACGTCCTCGCTGGACGAGAGGAATATGAAGTGACCGGAGGCTCCGTGACCTACCTCGGTGAGGACCTGCAGGAACTGGCACCGGAGGAGCGCGCCTGGAAAGGCATCTTCCTCGCCTTCCAATACCCGGTGGAGATCCCCGGCGTGAGCAACATGACCTTCCTGCGCACGGCCCTGAACGAGACGCGCAAGGCCAACGGCCTGGAGGAGCTCGGCGGCAAGGACTTCCTGGCCCTGGTGCGCGAACGCGCCAAGTTCGTGGAGATGGACGCCGACCTTATGAACCGCAACCTCAACGTGGGCTTCAGCGGCGGCGAGAAGAAGCGCAACGAGATCTTCCAGATGGCGATGCTCGAACCCAAGCTCGGCATCCTCGACGAGACCGATAGCGGCCTCGACATCGACGCGCTGCGCATCGTGGCCGGCGGTGTGAACAAGCTGCGCTCCAAGGACAACGCCTTCGTGGTGGTGACGCACTACCAACGCCTGCTGGACTACATCGTGCCCGACGTGGTACATGTGATGGCGGATGGCCGCATCATCAAGAGCGGTCCGAAGGAGCTGGCACTGGAGCTGGAGGAAAAGGGCTATGACTGGGTGAAGGAGCACGCGTGA